A genomic window from Gemmatimonadota bacterium includes:
- a CDS encoding aminotransferase class I/II-fold pyridoxal phosphate-dependent enzyme yields MTAHRPTHGGLSTQSVHAGSVTPAEGAPVVPPLVQSATYYGGWHDATIDLRYARYGNNPNQEEVATKLAALEGTESAIALGSGMAATAMTLLALTRAGDHVVASRQIYGTTQSFLQQELARRGVAVDFVDPDSARTWRLALKANTRLLFMEVPTNPTLRIHDPRPLVRLAREAGVPLVVDSTFASPVNLRPASLGVDVVIHSATKYLGGHSDVVAGVVCGSTAIIDEVRRMLMLYGPALDPHAAWLLARGLRTLSVRVQRQNESALALARWFKEQSGVKAVIHPGLPEHPDHELAKEILQGYGGMLSVVLEGGSRAANTFCRALQIALYAPSLGGVETLVSQPRFTSQVGLGAKEMEEQGIPEGFVRISVGLEDVPDLERDFGRALQAARADG; encoded by the coding sequence ATGACCGCGCACCGTCCCACGCACGGCGGGCTGTCGACCCAGAGCGTGCACGCCGGCTCCGTGACGCCAGCGGAGGGGGCGCCCGTCGTTCCTCCCCTGGTGCAGAGCGCCACCTACTACGGCGGTTGGCACGACGCCACCATCGATCTGCGGTACGCCCGCTACGGGAACAACCCCAACCAGGAAGAAGTGGCAACAAAGCTGGCGGCCTTGGAGGGGACCGAGTCCGCGATTGCCCTGGGCAGTGGGATGGCGGCTACGGCGATGACGCTGCTGGCCCTGACCCGTGCGGGGGACCACGTGGTCGCCTCGAGACAGATCTACGGCACCACGCAGTCCTTCCTGCAGCAGGAGCTGGCCCGACGCGGCGTCGCGGTGGACTTCGTGGACCCGGACAGCGCTCGTACCTGGCGCTTGGCGCTCAAGGCGAACACGCGGCTCCTGTTCATGGAGGTCCCCACCAACCCGACGCTGCGCATCCACGATCCCCGCCCCTTGGTCCGCCTGGCACGCGAAGCCGGCGTGCCGCTGGTGGTCGACAGCACGTTCGCCTCCCCGGTGAATCTTCGTCCGGCCAGCCTGGGCGTCGACGTCGTCATCCACAGCGCCACCAAGTACCTGGGCGGCCACTCGGACGTGGTCGCGGGTGTCGTGTGCGGCAGCACCGCCATCATCGACGAGGTTCGGCGCATGCTCATGCTCTACGGGCCGGCTCTCGATCCGCACGCCGCCTGGCTGTTGGCGCGCGGACTGCGTACGCTCTCAGTGCGCGTCCAGCGACAGAACGAAAGCGCGCTGGCCCTGGCGCGCTGGTTCAAGGAGCAGTCCGGTGTGAAGGCCGTCATCCACCCCGGATTGCCCGAACACCCCGACCACGAGCTCGCCAAGGAGATCCTGCAGGGCTACGGGGGAATGCTCTCGGTCGTGCTGGAGGGTGGGAGTCGCGCGGCCAATACCTTCTGCCGTGCGCTGCAGATCGCGCTGTATGCGCCGAGCCTCGGTGGAGTCGAGACGCTGGTCAGTCAGCCCCGCTTCACCTCGCAGGTGGGATTGGGCGCCAAGGAGATGGAAGAGCAGGGGATCCCCGAGGGGTTCGTGCGGATCTCGGTGGGACTCGAGGACGTACCCGACCTGGAGCGCGACTTCGGTCGGGCGTTGCAGGCAGCCCGCGCCGACGGATAG
- a CDS encoding NifU family protein: MHDAQRGIQVVSVEEQIEAVLESIRPALRMDGGDVEFLGFRAEDGVAEIRWLGACESCPISMQTLKLGIERRVTESVPEVTGVQAV, encoded by the coding sequence GTGCATGACGCCCAGCGGGGGATTCAGGTGGTTTCCGTCGAGGAGCAGATCGAGGCCGTGTTGGAGAGCATCCGCCCGGCCCTGCGTATGGACGGCGGCGATGTCGAGTTTCTCGGGTTCCGTGCCGAGGACGGAGTCGCCGAGATCCGTTGGCTGGGCGCCTGCGAGTCGTGCCCGATCTCCATGCAGACCCTCAAGCTGGGGATCGAGCGTCGCGTCACCGAGTCCGTTCCCGAAGTCACGGGCGTCCAAGCGGTCTGA
- a CDS encoding LiaF-related protein, producing the protein MRAAAAAPRLGAIVRLAVVLSFAATPLHAQDWRDFASSRRRTDEQELRVKVRYGAGRIRLSPAQGSLLYRMQLRYDADHFTPVADYRRGDLEVGIDSGRGNVELKGRSQGSLDLELTREVPLALDLEMGAVRSEIELGGLRLTRLDLKTGASETTLSVSEPNPLDASTISVQVGAADFVMEDIGNLNAERVEIHAGVGDVTVDFGGQWRKDARVSVEMGLGGLELRLPPDLGVEILQDSFLTALDAEDLERRGSRYVTPGFDRAERHVRIEIEAAFGRIRVVRAH; encoded by the coding sequence ATGAGGGCAGCCGCGGCGGCGCCGCGGTTGGGCGCCATCGTGCGGTTGGCCGTGGTGCTCTCCTTCGCAGCAACTCCCCTGCACGCGCAGGATTGGCGGGATTTCGCCAGCTCGCGACGCCGTACCGACGAGCAGGAGCTCCGGGTGAAGGTGCGCTACGGCGCCGGCCGCATCCGCCTCTCGCCGGCGCAAGGCTCGCTCCTCTACCGCATGCAGCTGCGCTACGACGCCGACCACTTCACGCCGGTCGCGGACTACCGCCGGGGCGATCTCGAGGTGGGCATCGACAGCGGGCGGGGCAACGTGGAGCTCAAGGGGCGCTCGCAGGGCTCTTTGGACCTGGAGCTGACGCGCGAAGTGCCTCTGGCGCTCGATCTGGAGATGGGTGCGGTGCGCTCCGAGATCGAGTTGGGAGGGCTTCGGCTGACGCGGCTCGACCTCAAGACTGGAGCGTCGGAGACGACCCTCTCCGTGTCGGAGCCGAACCCGCTGGACGCCTCCACCATTTCGGTGCAGGTCGGCGCAGCCGATTTCGTCATGGAGGACATCGGCAACCTGAACGCCGAACGCGTGGAGATCCACGCAGGTGTCGGCGATGTCACCGTGGACTTCGGTGGGCAGTGGCGCAAGGACGCCCGCGTGAGCGTCGAGATGGGCCTGGGCGGCCTGGAGTTACGTCTTCCGCCCGATCTCGGCGTCGAGATCCTGCAGGACAGCTTCCTTACCGCGCTCGACGCCGAGGACCTGGAGCGCCGGGGGAGCCGCTACGTGACCCCGGGCTTCGACCGGGCCGAGCGGCACGTGCGCATCGAGATCGAGGCGGCCTTTGGCCGTATCCGGGTCGTGCGGGCCCATTGA
- a CDS encoding Mrp/NBP35 family ATP-binding protein, whose product MNPEALKQALLVALTGIRNPRTGQDVLAGGQVRDVAVSEEGEARFSFALGSSDPGTLVRDARAAAEAVEGIRSVKVNVELPRAGGERPAGGGLKPGSVPAPTPRPGILADVKHVVAVSSGKGGVGKSMVAANLAAALAARGLRVGLLDADVYGPNIPTMFGETRRPAVTGAKGQERIEPLVAHGVRLMSLGFLLEKEQPAIMRGPLIAGVLKQFIEQVAWGSLDALVVDMPPGTGDAQLSLVQTIDVDGAVLVSTPQDVSTGDVRRAVRMFERVNTPVLGIVENMSGLVCPHCSEVIDVFGQGGAEALATEMGLVFLGRVPLDPRVRVSGDEGRPIVLGAPDSPAAASLRDVTGAVWSAVERS is encoded by the coding sequence ATGAATCCCGAAGCACTCAAGCAAGCACTGCTCGTCGCGCTCACCGGCATCCGCAATCCCCGCACCGGTCAGGATGTCTTGGCCGGCGGGCAAGTCAGGGACGTCGCGGTCTCCGAGGAAGGTGAGGCTCGCTTCTCCTTCGCGCTCGGCTCGTCGGATCCGGGAACGCTGGTGCGCGACGCGCGTGCGGCCGCTGAGGCGGTCGAGGGGATCCGCTCCGTGAAGGTGAATGTGGAACTGCCCCGAGCGGGGGGCGAGCGGCCCGCGGGGGGCGGTCTCAAGCCGGGGAGCGTACCGGCTCCCACGCCGCGCCCCGGAATCCTGGCCGACGTCAAGCATGTGGTTGCGGTGAGCTCGGGGAAGGGCGGCGTGGGGAAGTCGATGGTGGCCGCCAACCTGGCCGCGGCGTTGGCCGCGCGCGGCCTACGGGTCGGACTCCTGGATGCCGACGTGTACGGCCCCAACATCCCGACCATGTTCGGGGAGACCCGGCGGCCCGCGGTCACCGGCGCCAAGGGTCAGGAGCGGATCGAGCCCTTGGTCGCCCACGGCGTCCGACTGATGAGCCTCGGTTTCCTGCTGGAGAAGGAGCAGCCTGCGATCATGCGCGGACCGCTCATCGCCGGCGTGCTGAAGCAGTTCATCGAGCAGGTCGCCTGGGGCTCGCTCGACGCCCTCGTCGTCGACATGCCTCCGGGCACGGGCGACGCGCAGCTTTCCCTGGTGCAGACAATCGATGTGGACGGAGCGGTGTTGGTCTCGACCCCACAGGATGTGAGCACCGGTGACGTGCGCCGTGCCGTGCGGATGTTCGAACGGGTGAACACCCCTGTGCTCGGCATCGTCGAGAACATGTCGGGACTCGTGTGCCCCCACTGCTCGGAGGTGATCGACGTCTTCGGACAAGGCGGCGCCGAGGCCCTTGCCACGGAGATGGGCCTCGTCTTCCTCGGGCGCGTCCCGCTCGATCCGCGCGTACGGGTCTCTGGGGACGAAGGACGCCCCATCGTCCTCGGAGCGCCGGACTCGCCCGCCGCGGCGTCCCTGCGCGATGTCACCGGAGCGGTGTGGAGCGCCGTCGAGCGTTCATGA
- a CDS encoding polysaccharide biosynthesis tyrosine autokinase: protein MEPDPTLPYPERSSQAAPPHLADYWEIVQRRLWLVFLIAALASGAALWVVGRQPRLFRSTLSLQVNDPWQRSRSLTSVPGFGADGFIDPIRSEIEVLGSTPIAAAVVQDLGLRVQTITSPPLRSALFRDARVEPGVPPQALELAYLDGNEVALVAPDGRELARGRVGAPLTAPGLSLTPLPNPGDGARYGLRVRTETEVVDEVRFAISASARESTNIIDVGFVGTDPELVAAILDGAARALRAYGARRVAGQASREVEFIEQRLDSAYAQLGKSLQDIREFKESQAFTDLSVQEQTLVTQSEGNAASIATLELQRSALSAVLRQVERGDATVDQVRIVAELPIEINPQIREVAGRLQTRKEELQRLVTTEAKTGDHPEVMGLQQQVDGLERQLVAAVQSNLTAVENRLQLLGRERSSLRDRQRQFPGLENQLATLELQQNLDRGTYEYLLSQLYQARIAEAGASPYVEVLDPASIPTPTGARPGLALLLGAMLGVLLGISGAFFLEYLDRTLRTSTQVRTALGLPVLGIVPELPHAQAGSRNGNGRPLLIAMDPGDPAAEAYRALRLNLAFSDGDRTGVRTVAFTSPGPNEGKSTSAVNLAVLIARQRERILLVDADLRRPALHLALGLPRQPGLADVLAGTVTLDDALQIDVLPNLDVLTAGPSADSPSDLLTSRAMEDLLAVLESRYNYVIVDSPPILAVTDAAVLAAHVDGTVLVVRSGATDQRAALRARTQLERVGVRILGVLLNDVSVTTTEESYYFRYIYRYYQKEAATPS, encoded by the coding sequence ATGGAGCCCGATCCCACCCTTCCCTATCCCGAGCGTTCCTCCCAGGCCGCCCCACCGCACCTGGCGGACTATTGGGAGATCGTCCAGCGCCGGCTCTGGCTGGTCTTCCTGATCGCGGCCTTGGCCTCGGGTGCGGCCCTCTGGGTGGTGGGTCGTCAGCCTCGACTCTTCCGCTCGACCCTGTCGCTTCAGGTCAACGACCCTTGGCAGCGATCGCGGTCACTGACCTCGGTTCCCGGCTTCGGCGCCGATGGATTCATCGATCCGATCCGCTCGGAGATCGAGGTCCTCGGCTCGACTCCGATCGCCGCCGCCGTGGTCCAGGATCTCGGTCTGCGTGTCCAGACCATCACGAGTCCACCCCTGCGCAGTGCGTTGTTCCGGGATGCGCGGGTCGAGCCCGGCGTGCCGCCGCAGGCCCTCGAACTGGCCTACCTCGACGGCAACGAGGTCGCTCTGGTCGCGCCCGACGGGCGCGAGCTCGCCCGTGGGCGCGTAGGCGCGCCGTTGACGGCACCTGGGCTCTCGCTGACGCCCCTCCCCAATCCCGGGGACGGCGCGCGGTACGGCCTGCGGGTGCGTACGGAGACCGAGGTCGTGGACGAGGTGCGTTTCGCAATCTCGGCCTCGGCGCGCGAGAGCACCAACATCATCGACGTCGGATTCGTGGGCACCGATCCGGAGCTCGTGGCGGCCATCCTCGACGGAGCGGCCCGCGCCTTGCGCGCGTACGGAGCTCGCCGCGTCGCCGGACAGGCCTCTCGTGAAGTCGAGTTCATCGAGCAGCGCCTGGACAGCGCCTACGCCCAGCTCGGCAAGTCCCTGCAAGACATCCGCGAGTTCAAGGAAAGCCAGGCCTTCACCGACCTCTCCGTGCAGGAGCAGACGCTCGTCACGCAAAGCGAGGGCAACGCCGCCTCCATCGCGACCCTGGAGTTGCAGCGCAGTGCCCTTTCCGCCGTTCTTCGACAGGTCGAGCGTGGAGACGCGACCGTCGATCAGGTGCGCATCGTCGCTGAGCTACCGATCGAGATCAACCCACAGATCCGCGAGGTCGCGGGCCGGCTTCAGACGCGCAAGGAGGAGCTGCAACGCCTGGTCACCACCGAAGCGAAGACCGGTGACCACCCCGAGGTGATGGGCCTGCAGCAGCAGGTCGACGGGTTGGAGCGGCAGTTGGTCGCCGCTGTGCAGTCCAATCTCACCGCGGTGGAGAATCGACTTCAGCTCCTTGGACGCGAACGCAGCTCCCTGCGCGACCGCCAGCGCCAATTCCCCGGCCTGGAGAACCAACTCGCGACGCTGGAGCTCCAGCAGAACCTGGATCGAGGCACCTACGAGTACCTGCTGTCGCAACTGTATCAGGCCCGCATCGCCGAGGCCGGTGCCAGTCCGTACGTGGAGGTGCTGGATCCAGCGTCCATTCCGACGCCGACCGGCGCGAGGCCCGGCCTGGCCTTGCTGTTGGGCGCGATGCTCGGCGTGCTGCTCGGCATCAGTGGCGCGTTCTTTCTCGAGTACCTGGATCGGACCCTTCGCACCAGCACGCAGGTGCGAACTGCATTGGGCCTGCCCGTGCTGGGAATCGTACCCGAGCTCCCCCATGCCCAGGCGGGGAGCCGGAATGGGAACGGCCGTCCCCTGCTGATCGCGATGGACCCGGGGGACCCCGCCGCTGAGGCCTATCGGGCGCTCCGGCTCAACCTCGCCTTCTCGGACGGGGATCGGACCGGCGTGCGCACCGTGGCCTTCACCAGCCCTGGCCCGAACGAGGGCAAATCCACGTCCGCGGTGAACCTGGCAGTGCTGATCGCGCGGCAGCGGGAACGCATCCTCCTGGTCGATGCCGACCTCCGGCGGCCTGCCTTGCATCTCGCTCTGGGGCTGCCTCGCCAGCCGGGGCTCGCCGACGTGCTGGCGGGCACCGTCACCTTGGACGATGCGCTACAGATCGATGTCCTGCCGAATCTGGACGTGCTCACCGCCGGGCCGTCTGCCGACAGCCCGTCCGATCTCCTCACGTCGCGCGCGATGGAGGATCTACTCGCGGTTCTGGAGAGCCGCTACAACTACGTGATCGTCGACTCTCCACCCATTCTCGCGGTGACCGACGCGGCCGTGCTGGCCGCGCATGTCGACGGTACGGTCCTGGTGGTGCGCTCCGGGGCCACCGACCAACGTGCTGCCCTGCGGGCGCGCACCCAGCTGGAACGCGTGGGCGTGCGCATCCTGGGGGTTCTGCTGAACGACGTATCCGTCACAACGACGGAAGAGAGCTACTACTTCCGCTACATCTATCGCTACTACCAGAAGGAAGCAGCCACTCCATCATGA
- the pruA gene encoding L-glutamate gamma-semialdehyde dehydrogenase, whose amino-acid sequence MSSRAFPPQATNEPILSYAPGSSERDALKRALITHSGQQIEIPLLIGGREVRTGDTSTALVPHDHGHVLATWHRAGPKEVQQAIDAAMAARAEWSRWPWEERARVFLRAAELLAGPWRQTLNATTMLNQGKTAFQAEIDAACELIDFWRFNVEYAAHIYAEQPNSSAGLWNWTDHRPLEGFIYAVSPFNFTAIGGNLSGAPALLGNVVVWKPSDHAVVSNYYVARLLEAAGLPPGVINFIPGDPVEITGAVLAHPDFAGLHYTGSTAVFRSLWQQIGSNLAHYRSYPRIVGETGGKDFVVAHASADPEALRVALVRGAFEYQGQKCSAASRAYIPESVWRRMGDDLVSETNGLAMGDPADFRNFVGAVIHERAFEKIAGYIDRARQNPEVEIIAGGACDRSKGWFVRPTILKATNPRYEAMCEEIFGPVLSVYVYPDGQWEDILDLVDSTSPYALTGAVFADDRRAVQKAFDRLRDAAGNFYINDKPTGAVVGQQPFGGARASGTNDKAGGPGNLLRWISPRSVKETLVPPKDYRYPFMGAE is encoded by the coding sequence ATGAGCAGCCGAGCCTTTCCACCTCAAGCCACGAACGAGCCGATCCTCTCCTACGCCCCAGGGTCGAGCGAGCGTGACGCGCTCAAGCGCGCCCTGATAACCCACTCCGGGCAGCAGATCGAGATTCCGTTGTTGATCGGCGGCCGCGAAGTCCGCACCGGGGATACTTCAACTGCCCTCGTGCCCCACGATCACGGCCACGTCCTGGCCACGTGGCATCGCGCCGGCCCCAAGGAGGTACAGCAGGCGATCGACGCGGCGATGGCGGCCCGGGCGGAATGGAGCCGTTGGCCCTGGGAGGAGCGGGCCCGGGTGTTCCTGCGCGCCGCCGAGCTCCTCGCCGGCCCGTGGCGACAGACGCTCAACGCCACCACCATGTTGAACCAGGGCAAGACGGCGTTCCAGGCGGAGATCGACGCAGCCTGCGAGCTGATCGATTTCTGGCGCTTCAACGTCGAGTACGCGGCGCACATCTACGCGGAGCAACCGAACTCCAGCGCGGGCCTCTGGAACTGGACGGACCACCGGCCGCTCGAGGGGTTCATCTACGCCGTCAGTCCCTTCAACTTCACCGCGATCGGCGGGAATCTGAGCGGTGCGCCGGCGCTGTTGGGCAACGTGGTGGTCTGGAAGCCCTCGGATCACGCCGTCGTGAGCAACTACTACGTGGCACGACTCCTGGAAGCCGCCGGCCTCCCGCCCGGCGTCATCAACTTCATCCCTGGGGACCCGGTCGAGATCACAGGGGCGGTCCTGGCCCATCCGGACTTCGCCGGTCTCCACTACACGGGATCGACGGCCGTCTTCCGATCCCTGTGGCAGCAGATCGGGAGCAACCTCGCCCACTACCGCTCCTATCCCCGTATCGTCGGGGAGACGGGCGGAAAGGACTTCGTCGTCGCGCACGCTTCGGCCGACCCCGAGGCGCTGCGGGTGGCTCTGGTCCGGGGAGCGTTCGAATACCAGGGCCAGAAGTGCAGTGCGGCCTCTCGGGCCTACATCCCGGAGAGCGTGTGGCGGAGGATGGGGGACGATCTGGTTTCCGAGACCAACGGGCTGGCGATGGGCGATCCCGCCGACTTCCGCAACTTCGTCGGCGCAGTCATCCACGAGCGCGCGTTCGAGAAGATCGCGGGCTACATCGACCGGGCCCGCCAGAACCCGGAAGTGGAGATCATCGCGGGGGGCGCGTGCGACCGCTCCAAGGGCTGGTTCGTTCGTCCCACCATTCTCAAGGCGACCAACCCGCGCTACGAAGCGATGTGCGAGGAGATCTTCGGGCCGGTGTTGTCCGTCTACGTGTATCCGGATGGCCAGTGGGAAGACATCCTGGACCTGGTGGACTCGACGTCACCGTACGCGCTGACCGGTGCCGTGTTCGCGGACGATCGCCGGGCGGTCCAGAAGGCATTCGATCGCCTGCGCGATGCGGCCGGGAACTTCTACATCAACGACAAACCGACGGGAGCGGTGGTCGGTCAGCAGCCCTTCGGAGGCGCGCGCGCGTCGGGGACCAACGACAAGGCTGGAGGCCCCGGCAACCTGCTGCGCTGGATCTCCCCGCGAAGCGTCAAAGAGACGCTGGTCCCACCCAAGGACTATCGGTACCCCTTCATGGGGGCCGAGTAG